A portion of the Actomonas aquatica genome contains these proteins:
- a CDS encoding glycosyltransferase family 39 protein, protein MPLLERLAADPRRCWAVVGAMALIPLVIGFGLFTPDALRAKLFDFGYGIMTVSVLLLAVALIRLLVRARASIRSRLVGLLTTLLAVGAVWLWVISGDEPGYKVLMDEPALQATALHLQETRQVGTTALAFYHGNDLRTQVRFLDKRPYAYAFVLSVLHDVVGYAESNAFVLNRLALALFLLCTYLLAVRAAGLMAGLVALALLCTLPLLSQTANSAGMEMFNLALLSLTALLAGRWLERPSSARLDALCFATVLLAQSRYESAAYVVAVGLVILLAWIRARRPILSWGLLLTPWLLIPSAWLHRFVAAQPVLWELQEGQTSRFDPAFFSSNLRGAWNYLSNLSPDLPNSPAIFGVGVLAVLVLAVWWFRPAGRSTFWQALRSGQPLAPRASFAVVLLGFGLIVGLNLLLLQFYYWARLDDYLACRFSLPFMWWLVLAAVGALALHGRRSGRGGRVVPLAIAMLAVVGPTLGLHTLPARAERVYTVSNLVTQEIDWERNAAAALAVPRHQLLVLSNKSALPWILQGVPALEQPLSPQQWAELHTNVSAGAVPFLLLSQRLTRASADATWTVNDGDRPPAGWEVRVLGETIIGQRLIRLVQLIPQPTDSASL, encoded by the coding sequence ATGCCCCTGTTGGAGCGCCTCGCGGCGGATCCGCGTCGGTGTTGGGCCGTCGTCGGGGCGATGGCGCTGATCCCGTTGGTGATCGGTTTTGGCTTGTTCACGCCCGACGCGCTGCGGGCCAAACTCTTCGACTTCGGTTACGGCATCATGACGGTGAGCGTGCTGCTCCTGGCCGTCGCGTTGATCCGTTTGCTGGTGCGCGCCCGGGCATCGATTCGGTCGCGATTGGTGGGCCTATTAACGACGCTCTTGGCCGTTGGCGCGGTGTGGTTGTGGGTGATCTCGGGCGATGAACCCGGCTACAAGGTCTTAATGGACGAACCCGCCTTGCAGGCCACCGCGCTGCACCTGCAGGAGACGCGTCAGGTCGGCACCACCGCACTGGCGTTTTACCACGGCAACGACTTGCGCACGCAGGTGCGGTTCCTGGACAAGCGCCCCTACGCCTACGCCTTCGTTTTGTCCGTCCTGCATGACGTGGTGGGCTACGCTGAGTCCAACGCCTTCGTGCTCAACCGACTAGCCCTCGCCCTCTTCCTGCTCTGCACCTACCTGCTCGCGGTGCGCGCGGCCGGGCTGATGGCCGGACTCGTCGCCCTCGCCCTGCTCTGCACCCTGCCCTTGCTGTCGCAGACGGCCAACAGCGCCGGAATGGAGATGTTCAACCTCGCCCTGCTTTCGCTCACGGCCTTGCTCGCGGGGCGCTGGTTGGAGCGGCCCAGCTCCGCGCGGTTGGACGCGTTGTGTTTCGCAACGGTGCTCCTGGCCCAGAGCCGCTACGAATCTGCCGCCTACGTGGTGGCCGTGGGCCTCGTCATCCTGCTCGCATGGATCCGCGCGCGGCGTCCGATCCTGTCGTGGGGGCTGCTGCTCACACCGTGGCTGCTCATTCCCAGCGCGTGGTTGCATCGCTTCGTCGCCGCGCAACCCGTCCTGTGGGAACTGCAGGAAGGCCAGACCTCGCGCTTCGATCCCGCCTTCTTCAGCTCCAATCTGCGCGGAGCCTGGAACTATCTCAGCAACCTCTCGCCCGACCTGCCCAATTCACCGGCCATTTTTGGCGTCGGCGTTCTCGCCGTGCTGGTGCTGGCGGTGTGGTGGTTTCGACCCGCTGGGCGCAGCACGTTTTGGCAGGCGTTGCGGTCGGGCCAACCGCTGGCGCCGCGCGCCAGCTTTGCCGTGGTGCTGCTCGGGTTTGGGCTGATCGTCGGCCTCAACCTCCTCCTGCTGCAGTTTTATTATTGGGCGCGTCTCGATGACTACCTCGCCTGCCGCTTCAGCCTGCCGTTCATGTGGTGGCTGGTTTTGGCCGCTGTAGGGGCGTTGGCACTACACGGTCGACGCAGTGGCCGTGGTGGCCGCGTGGTGCCGCTTGCAATCGCGATGCTGGCGGTGGTGGGACCAACCCTCGGCCTGCACACGCTGCCGGCGCGCGCAGAGCGGGTTTACACCGTGAGCAATCTGGTGACGCAGGAGATCGATTGGGAGCGGAACGCGGCGGCGGCCTTGGCGGTTCCGCGCCATCAATTGTTGGTGCTCTCCAACAAATCGGCCCTGCCGTGGATTCTGCAAGGCGTGCCGGCGCTGGAACAGCCGCTCTCGCCGCAGCAGTGGGCCGAGCTGCACACCAACGTGTCCGCCGGCGCCGTGCCCTTCCTGCTCCTGTCGCAGCGGCTCACGCGCGCCTCTGCTGATGCGACCTGGACCGTCAACGACGGCGACCGCCCGCCCGCAGGCTGGGAGGTGCGGGTGCTCGGCGAAACGATCATCGGCCAGCGTCTCATTCGACTGGTGCAACTCATCCCGCAACCGACCGACTCTGCGTCGTTGTGA
- a CDS encoding acyltransferase, producing the protein MSESVPASPSPPTAAARDPFWDVLKGGLILLVVWGHIIQYQSYGLGPDADGVAGYLTDPVFKLIYLFHMPLFMAVAGFLFAHGLNRDASWSRAARTLRRLVIPTLAWFFILKLLLASIRVWQADAPLDYLQAVFAPGWLRMEILYHAWFVWCVVGFDLLFLLLRRLNADRPWVVGLLVVASCWLPDVSVLFLAQFTFPYFCLGVLLARTPFPQLRPGAVRLLWWFSLIAIPAYLQWTSSDYAYLYNWSVPISGVVWLAMKHLSVTAMVVLVFLIFRTVYPRLPQRGLVLLGRQSLPIYLVQGFLLASLPLLELPLQGTWWFSVTLAPLLAFALTHGLGQLSEALSRRPRLAPLLTGRSQN; encoded by the coding sequence GTGAGCGAGTCCGTGCCAGCGTCGCCCTCGCCGCCCACCGCGGCCGCCCGTGATCCGTTCTGGGACGTGCTCAAGGGCGGGCTCATCCTCCTCGTGGTCTGGGGGCATATCATCCAGTATCAGTCCTACGGTTTGGGCCCGGATGCCGACGGCGTTGCGGGCTATCTGACGGATCCGGTTTTTAAACTCATCTACCTCTTCCACATGCCGCTGTTTATGGCGGTGGCGGGGTTTCTCTTCGCGCACGGCCTCAACCGCGATGCGTCGTGGTCCCGGGCGGCGCGCACGCTGCGCCGACTGGTGATCCCCACTCTCGCGTGGTTCTTCATCCTGAAACTGTTGCTGGCGTCCATCCGCGTCTGGCAAGCCGACGCGCCGCTCGACTACCTACAGGCGGTGTTTGCTCCCGGCTGGCTGCGCATGGAGATCCTCTACCACGCTTGGTTCGTCTGGTGCGTGGTGGGGTTTGACCTGCTCTTTCTGCTGCTGCGTCGCCTCAACGCCGATCGCCCGTGGGTGGTGGGGTTGTTGGTTGTCGCGTCGTGCTGGCTGCCGGATGTGTCGGTGCTGTTCCTGGCCCAATTCACCTTCCCTTACTTCTGCCTCGGTGTGTTGTTGGCGCGGACGCCGTTTCCGCAACTGCGCCCAGGAGCGGTCCGTTTGCTGTGGTGGTTCAGCCTCATCGCCATCCCGGCCTACCTGCAATGGACAAGCTCGGACTATGCCTACCTCTACAACTGGAGCGTGCCGATCTCGGGCGTGGTTTGGCTGGCAATGAAACACCTCTCGGTCACCGCCATGGTGGTGCTGGTCTTCCTGATCTTCCGGACGGTGTATCCGCGCCTGCCGCAGCGGGGTCTGGTCCTGCTGGGCCGCCAATCGCTCCCCATCTACCTCGTGCAAGGATTCCTGCTGGCCAGCCTGCCGCTGCTGGAGCTCCCGTTGCAGGGCACGTGGTGGTTCAGCGTGACCCTGGCCCCGCTGCTCGCCTTCGCGCTCACCCACGGCCTCGGCCAACTGAGCGAGGCGCTCAGTCGCCGCCCTCGGCTGGCTCCCCTGCTCACCGGGCGATCACAGAACTGA
- a CDS encoding formylglycine-generating enzyme family protein has translation MKSSLTPLLCSLLLLTTSLAQSDVSIATVEVGSTGNAADSRTGWGAVSYTYHIGTYEVTNAQYTAFLNAKAADDTHGLYHTSMASGGIQRSGSAGSYTYTLNSGWADRPVSLISYFDAMRFCNWLTNGQGTGDTETGVYNGISTDTLRNASAMDNGGFAIATIDEWYKAAYFDPSLNSGTGGYWLYPSQSDSAPSSTDLASNNGANYTPVSDTTPEFGDLRPVGSFANSPSYFGTYDQGGNVWEWTASPTDGIESQEHIRGGSIYFNYDRMAATFGATTRLPGSELDYLGFRLVATSVSPVPEPAAVGLSASLVVGALVCWRRRRSAQSTRSRS, from the coding sequence GTGAAATCGAGTCTTACCCCGCTGCTTTGTTCACTATTGCTCCTCACCACGTCGCTGGCCCAGTCGGACGTTTCGATTGCCACGGTGGAGGTTGGATCCACCGGCAACGCGGCCGACAGTCGCACCGGTTGGGGCGCCGTGAGTTACACCTATCATATCGGCACCTACGAGGTGACCAACGCCCAATACACCGCCTTCCTCAACGCCAAGGCGGCCGACGACACACACGGGCTCTATCATACTTCGATGGCCAGTGGCGGGATTCAGCGCAGCGGCAGCGCCGGATCCTATACCTACACGCTGAACAGTGGCTGGGCGGACCGACCGGTGAGCCTGATCTCGTATTTCGACGCCATGCGTTTCTGCAATTGGCTCACCAACGGGCAGGGGACCGGCGACACTGAGACGGGCGTCTACAACGGGATCTCGACCGACACCCTGCGCAACGCGTCCGCCATGGACAACGGGGGCTTCGCCATCGCGACCATCGACGAGTGGTATAAAGCCGCCTATTTTGATCCCTCCCTCAACAGCGGGACCGGCGGGTATTGGTTGTATCCGTCCCAGAGTGACAGTGCGCCCAGCTCGACCGATTTGGCTTCCAACAACGGCGCCAACTACACGCCGGTCAGCGACACGACGCCGGAGTTCGGCGACCTGCGTCCGGTCGGCAGTTTCGCCAACAGCCCGAGTTATTTCGGCACCTACGATCAGGGCGGAAACGTGTGGGAGTGGACCGCGAGTCCGACCGATGGCATCGAGTCGCAGGAGCACATTCGCGGCGGCAGCATCTATTTTAACTACGACCGCATGGCGGCTACGTTTGGCGCCACCACGCGGCTGCCGGGCAGTGAATTGGACTACCTCGGTTTCCGCCTCGTCGCGACCTCGGTCAGTCCGGTGCCAGAGCCAGCCGCCGTCGGCCTGAGCGCGAGTCTGGTGGTCGGCGCGTTGGTATGCTGGCGTCGGCGACGATCCGCTCAATCCACTCGCTCACGCTCGTAG